In Micromonospora purpureochromogenes, a single window of DNA contains:
- a CDS encoding YciI family protein, whose translation MRFDQHTLVLFSRPADAPELPRDAADLLHDTHLAHQAGLAEQGLVLAAGPFVDPDDPSLRGLAVLPISPDEARELYANDPAVRAGQLVVRVASWLVPEGNVRYESVGVPRSMLEAAAGD comes from the coding sequence ATGCGATTCGACCAGCACACCCTCGTCCTCTTCAGCCGCCCGGCGGACGCGCCGGAGCTGCCCCGGGACGCGGCGGATCTGCTGCACGACACCCACCTGGCCCACCAGGCGGGGCTGGCGGAGCAGGGGCTCGTGCTCGCCGCCGGCCCGTTCGTGGACCCGGACGACCCGAGCCTGCGCGGTCTCGCGGTGCTGCCGATCAGCCCGGACGAGGCCCGCGAGCTGTACGCCAACGACCCCGCGGTGCGCGCCGGCCAACTCGTGGTGCGGGTGGCGAGCTGGCTGGTGCCGGAGGGCAACGTGCGCTACGAGAGCGTCGGCGTGCCCCGCTCGATGCTGGAGGCCGCCGCCGGCGACTGA
- a CDS encoding FecCD family ABC transporter permease — MTAPDLTIAPAAAPTGLAGLPGRSLVRVGPVSLQVRRRAVLVALASTVLLALAALLSLCLGTPYVAPADVLRALSGAGTPYDLVVLDLRLPRLVLAATAGAAFGIAGTLIQSVARNPLASPDVIGITQGAGLAATVAITTGAAAVLVAPAALVGGLAAAVLLLALGARHGLAAQRFVLAGVAVAFALRALTEVVMLSADPIDGLRAQIWLIGTLAGKGWTETVWIALTLAVLLPVLAWAGWALNGSALDDDTARGIGLRPVARRIGLAATGVVVAATVTAQVGAVDFVALVAPQVARRLVRAERPPMVCAALLGALLLVLADLAGRRLFAPTQLPAGVLTAAIGGPYLMFLLVRGRRRSS, encoded by the coding sequence ATGACCGCCCCCGACCTGACCATTGCCCCGGCCGCCGCCCCGACGGGCCTCGCCGGGCTGCCCGGCCGGTCGTTGGTGCGGGTCGGGCCGGTCAGCCTCCAGGTGCGCCGCCGCGCGGTGCTCGTCGCGCTCGCCTCGACCGTGCTGCTCGCCCTCGCCGCGCTGCTCAGCCTCTGCCTCGGCACCCCGTACGTCGCGCCGGCCGACGTGCTCCGCGCGCTCTCCGGCGCCGGCACCCCGTACGACCTGGTCGTGCTCGACCTGCGGCTGCCCCGGCTCGTGCTGGCCGCGACGGCCGGCGCGGCCTTCGGGATCGCCGGCACGCTGATCCAGAGCGTCGCGCGCAATCCCCTGGCCAGCCCCGACGTCATCGGCATCACCCAGGGCGCCGGCCTGGCCGCCACCGTCGCGATCACCACCGGTGCGGCGGCCGTGCTGGTCGCCCCGGCGGCCCTGGTCGGCGGGCTGGCCGCCGCGGTCCTGCTGCTCGCGCTCGGCGCCCGGCACGGGCTGGCCGCGCAGCGGTTCGTGCTGGCCGGCGTCGCCGTCGCGTTCGCCCTGCGGGCGCTGACCGAGGTGGTCATGCTCTCCGCCGACCCGATCGACGGGCTGCGGGCGCAGATCTGGCTGATCGGCACCCTCGCCGGCAAGGGCTGGACCGAGACGGTCTGGATCGCGCTCACCCTGGCCGTGCTGCTGCCGGTGCTGGCCTGGGCCGGCTGGGCGCTCAACGGCTCCGCACTGGACGACGACACCGCCCGGGGCATCGGGCTGCGGCCGGTGGCCCGCCGGATCGGTCTGGCCGCCACCGGCGTCGTCGTCGCGGCCACCGTCACCGCCCAGGTCGGCGCGGTCGACTTCGTCGCCCTGGTCGCTCCGCAGGTGGCCCGCCGGCTGGTCCGGGCCGAGCGGCCGCCGATGGTGTGCGCCGCGCTGCTCGGCGCGCTGCTGCTGGTGCTGGCCGACCTCGCCGGCCGGCGGCTGTTCGCCCCCACCCAACTGCCGGCGGGCGTGCTCACCGCCGCGATCGGCGGGCCGTACCTGATGTTCCTGCTGGTCCGCGGCCGTCGGCGGTCGTCGTGA
- a CDS encoding cytidine deaminase family protein produces MTMLDTDRALVQAATAVAKLRCRSDNHTVAAAARTADGRVFTGVNVYHFTGGPCAEVVAIGAAATQGAGELEAIVAVGDRGRGVIPPCGRCRQVLLDYFPSIKVIVGPMDALRPVPVAELLPETYVWGDHQLDAPMAVRTGQWPMPSVPSSRPASED; encoded by the coding sequence ATGACGATGCTGGACACCGACCGCGCGCTGGTGCAGGCGGCGACCGCGGTCGCCAAGCTGCGCTGCCGCAGCGACAACCACACCGTCGCCGCCGCGGCCCGGACCGCCGACGGCCGGGTCTTCACCGGCGTCAACGTCTACCACTTCACCGGTGGCCCGTGCGCCGAGGTGGTCGCGATCGGCGCCGCCGCCACCCAGGGGGCCGGCGAGCTGGAGGCCATCGTCGCGGTGGGTGACCGGGGGCGGGGCGTCATCCCGCCCTGCGGGCGGTGCCGGCAGGTGCTGCTGGACTACTTCCCGTCGATCAAGGTGATCGTCGGGCCGATGGACGCGCTGCGCCCGGTGCCCGTCGCCGAGCTGCTGCCCGAGACGTACGTCTGGGGCGACCACCAGCTCGACGCGCCGATGGCGGTGCGCACCGGGCAGTGGCCGATGCCCAGCGTGCCGAGCAGCCGGCCGGCCTCCGAGGACTGA
- a CDS encoding FecCD family ABC transporter permease, whose protein sequence is MTTLAARPVGAARRTGGRRGRRTAVAVAAALALLLAVLASLALGSRPLGVGQVWTALVAPDGGTASTIVRELRMPRTALGLVVGLALAVAGVLFQALTRNPLAEPRILGISAGASFGVVLAIAVLGVGSLAGYVWFGIAGALGAGLLVFAVANRTREGASPVTLALIGAALDASLASVVYALLSIDARTFEEYRFWVVGGLTGRDLGVAAQVLPFVLAGLALAAVVARGLDALALGDDVARGLGHRIGLVRLGGGAAAVLLTGAAVASAGPIAFVGLAVPHLARALVGADHRWTLGVSALLGPTLLLGADIVGRLIAPPGEVPAGIITALIGAPLLAYLVRRAKVVTA, encoded by the coding sequence GTGACCACCCTCGCCGCACGTCCGGTCGGCGCCGCCCGCCGCACCGGCGGACGGCGGGGCCGCCGCACCGCCGTCGCCGTCGCGGCCGCGCTGGCGCTGCTCCTGGCCGTCCTGGCCAGCCTCGCGCTCGGCAGCCGGCCGCTGGGCGTGGGTCAGGTCTGGACCGCCCTGGTCGCCCCGGACGGGGGAACGGCGAGCACCATCGTGCGCGAGCTGCGGATGCCGCGTACCGCCCTGGGCCTGGTCGTCGGCCTCGCCCTCGCGGTCGCCGGGGTGCTCTTCCAGGCGCTCACCCGCAACCCACTCGCCGAGCCGCGGATCCTCGGCATCAGCGCCGGCGCCTCCTTCGGCGTCGTGCTGGCCATCGCCGTCCTCGGCGTCGGCAGCCTCGCCGGGTACGTCTGGTTCGGCATCGCGGGCGCGCTCGGCGCCGGCCTGCTGGTCTTCGCCGTCGCCAACCGGACCCGCGAGGGCGCCAGCCCGGTCACCCTCGCGCTGATCGGCGCGGCCCTCGACGCCAGCCTCGCCTCCGTGGTGTACGCGCTGCTCAGCATCGACGCGCGCACCTTCGAGGAGTACCGGTTCTGGGTCGTCGGCGGGCTGACCGGGCGGGATCTCGGCGTCGCCGCCCAGGTGCTGCCGTTCGTCCTGGCCGGGCTGGCCCTGGCCGCGGTGGTCGCCCGGGGCCTCGACGCGCTCGCCCTCGGCGACGACGTCGCCCGCGGCCTGGGCCACCGGATCGGCCTGGTACGCCTCGGCGGCGGCGCGGCCGCCGTGCTGCTCACCGGTGCCGCGGTCGCCTCGGCCGGGCCGATCGCCTTCGTCGGGCTCGCCGTGCCGCACCTGGCCCGCGCCCTGGTCGGCGCCGACCACCGCTGGACGCTGGGCGTCTCCGCCCTGCTCGGCCCCACCCTGCTGCTCGGCGCCGACATCGTCGGCCGGCTGATCGCCCCGCCCGGTGAGGTGCCGGCCGGGATCATCACCGCGCTGATCGGCGCGCCGTTGCTGGCGTACCTGGTCCGCCGCGCCAAGGTGGTGACCGCATGA